A window from Microbacterium ginsengiterrae encodes these proteins:
- a CDS encoding acyl-CoA synthetase — MSAPARAFTVRHVQLLRALFAAAAALMITFSPDHSAAIGFSVFGGFTAASGFILIVGAWVVASAGTRWPYILLATLDLAAAIVSGIPTWRTDAAFFIVVIVWAAVSGLVELIAGLRARRTDPAGKDAIVVGAFGLLLAVILLLIPFDFTLQYSVDGPGALTLSGIILAVGMFGGYAAIVAVFLAIAGLSPRLTGQKDATTTGAADAADESTTTGGTA; from the coding sequence ATGTCTGCCCCTGCCCGCGCGTTCACCGTGCGCCACGTCCAGCTGCTGCGCGCGCTGTTCGCCGCCGCCGCCGCACTCATGATCACGTTCTCTCCCGATCACTCTGCGGCCATCGGCTTCTCCGTGTTCGGAGGATTCACCGCCGCCAGCGGCTTCATCCTCATCGTCGGCGCATGGGTGGTCGCATCGGCCGGCACGCGCTGGCCGTACATCCTGCTTGCCACGCTCGACCTGGCGGCGGCGATCGTCAGCGGCATCCCCACCTGGCGCACCGACGCGGCGTTCTTCATCGTCGTGATCGTCTGGGCGGCGGTGTCCGGTCTCGTCGAACTCATCGCGGGCCTGCGTGCCCGCCGCACCGACCCTGCGGGGAAGGACGCGATCGTCGTCGGCGCCTTCGGCCTCCTCCTCGCGGTCATCCTGCTCCTCATCCCCTTCGACTTCACCCTGCAGTACTCGGTCGACGGTCCTGGAGCGCTGACGCTCTCGGGGATCATCCTCGCCGTCGGCATGTTCGGCGGATACGCCGCCATCGTCGCGGTCTTCCTCGCGATCGCGGGGCTCTCGCCGCGTCTGACCGGACAGAAGGATGCGACGACCACCGGAGCCGCCGATGCTGCGGACGAGTCGACGACGACGGGAGGCACAGCGTGA
- a CDS encoding universal stress protein, with amino-acid sequence MNARIVVGIEQTSAGERALAWAARRAAQFHRGLLIVSVVGGALGVVGEKQVLADTERLTEDWLSAEAERLRATGLSVEHAVFHGDPVSQLTAASADEEMLVIGSDYRGPDEGPARGVHGIRIASAAKVPVVVVPDRDVAEGTGVVVGVDGSPVSEAAIRFAAAEADRLGEPLIAVTVWTPITTHHRNSIVYPELYIESLEKAAQETLAVSLAGLSQDYPDLEIRREVRRGYPSAVINGLAADARLAVVGSRGRGAFARFLLGSISHEVLTHLRTATAVVR; translated from the coding sequence ATGAACGCACGGATCGTCGTCGGTATCGAGCAGACCTCAGCGGGGGAGCGGGCACTGGCCTGGGCCGCGCGGCGCGCGGCGCAGTTCCACCGTGGACTGCTCATCGTCTCCGTCGTTGGCGGGGCCCTGGGTGTGGTCGGTGAGAAGCAGGTGCTCGCCGACACCGAGCGGCTGACGGAGGACTGGCTCAGCGCCGAGGCCGAACGCCTGCGCGCCACCGGTCTCTCGGTCGAGCACGCCGTGTTCCACGGCGACCCGGTCTCCCAGCTCACGGCCGCCTCCGCCGACGAGGAGATGCTCGTCATCGGCAGCGACTACCGCGGCCCGGACGAGGGCCCTGCGCGCGGTGTGCACGGCATCCGCATCGCCTCAGCGGCGAAGGTCCCCGTCGTCGTCGTGCCGGACCGCGATGTCGCCGAAGGGACCGGCGTCGTCGTCGGCGTCGACGGATCGCCGGTGTCCGAAGCCGCCATCAGATTCGCCGCAGCCGAGGCGGACCGGCTCGGCGAACCGCTCATCGCCGTCACGGTGTGGACCCCGATCACCACACACCACCGCAACTCCATCGTCTACCCGGAGCTGTACATCGAGAGCCTGGAGAAGGCCGCCCAGGAGACCCTCGCCGTGTCCCTCGCCGGCCTGAGCCAGGACTACCCCGACCTCGAGATCCGCAGAGAGGTGCGCCGTGGCTATCCCTCCGCAGTCATCAACGGTCTCGCCGCCGACGCCCGTCTCGCGGTCGTCGGTTCGCGCGGCCGAGGAGCGTTCGCCCGCTTCCTCCTCGGCTCGATCAGCCATGAGGTGCTGACCCATCTGCGGACGGCGACCGCCGTCGTGCGATGA
- a CDS encoding sulfurtransferase: MSHLVSATELADLLREDAVRVIDVRWRLSAPGGGEMFDGRAEYLQGHIPGAVFADLEEELTRHGLPEEGRHPLPTTAQVQDAARRWGVNDGDLVVAYDDAGGLPAARAWWLLRQGGVDVRVLDGGWRAWQAAGGDIESGSVEYAPGAVTLHDVTGDSLTIDEAAAFPQTGVLLDVRAPERFRGETEPLDPIAGHIPGAVNLPTTRHVAEDGTLLDLETLRRSFAEVGVSDGTPVAAYCGSGITAAHTALVLAEAGIDAKIFHGSWSQWSNTPGHPVAVGD; encoded by the coding sequence ATGTCCCACCTTGTGAGCGCGACCGAACTGGCCGATCTGCTGCGCGAGGACGCCGTGCGCGTGATCGATGTGCGGTGGCGTCTGAGTGCCCCCGGTGGAGGCGAGATGTTCGACGGGCGTGCGGAGTACCTGCAGGGGCACATTCCCGGCGCCGTCTTCGCCGATCTCGAAGAGGAGCTGACCAGGCACGGCCTACCGGAGGAGGGCAGGCACCCGCTGCCGACCACGGCACAGGTGCAGGATGCCGCGCGCCGATGGGGCGTGAACGACGGCGACCTCGTCGTCGCCTATGACGATGCCGGCGGACTGCCCGCGGCGCGCGCATGGTGGCTGCTGCGGCAGGGCGGGGTCGACGTGCGGGTCCTCGACGGCGGATGGCGCGCGTGGCAGGCGGCCGGCGGCGACATCGAGAGCGGCTCGGTGGAGTACGCACCGGGGGCGGTGACGCTGCACGACGTCACCGGCGACAGCCTGACCATCGACGAGGCGGCCGCCTTCCCCCAGACGGGTGTGCTGCTCGACGTGCGCGCGCCGGAGCGCTTCCGCGGTGAGACGGAGCCGCTCGATCCGATCGCCGGTCACATCCCCGGGGCGGTGAACCTCCCCACGACGCGGCACGTCGCAGAGGACGGCACCCTGCTCGACCTCGAGACGCTGCGGCGGAGCTTCGCCGAGGTCGGTGTCAGCGACGGCACACCCGTCGCGGCCTACTGCGGCTCCGGCATCACGGCAGCGCACACCGCGCTCGTGCTCGCCGAGGCCGGTATCGACGCGAAGATCTTCCACGGCTCGTGGAGTCAGTGGTCGAATACCCCCGGCCACCCCGTCGCCGTCGGGGACTGA
- a CDS encoding cell division initiation protein, whose translation MNDSAQNRTDEQDTDFFDQLAQGPSREQDSFTVGFRGYDRGEVDAAIAGLRMQVQRAETELAEARSGVNRDVEAVRAEVEAVRAESEERIAESDARIAEIEKQQEERLAEAREADEKRIAALEADLAAARAQAAEAEQQVSALSNELIDAPKDDADTEGSRLQFEAVLRVAEEQASVLIQNAAVQAERLLQAAREEADGRRAELAAEVDRVTAQAQHDADQVRLRIETEYTAHEARIQREAAHAAEKVNQAEQEAATIRTEAEKGAAALRSMVTRETTQQRADAEREVREMNARVLEFEETLTRRQDDAQQEFLLLHNQAVAHAERITADANEQVASSLEHAKRISAKADDYERLMRSQAQSIEADAQVRARDTLERAQVKAQKIVSTVTGHTADVLRDAEDRTRQLRWQQQQLNSFMAEVRELIRPEGVFASDAEESEDADDVDVLEEGDEVIELAPEVEADETDADDTDESSDADAQDADDADEKSDED comes from the coding sequence GTGAACGATTCCGCCCAGAACCGAACCGACGAGCAGGACACGGACTTCTTCGATCAGCTTGCGCAGGGGCCGTCACGAGAGCAGGACAGCTTCACCGTCGGTTTCCGCGGGTACGACCGCGGAGAGGTGGATGCCGCCATCGCCGGCCTGCGGATGCAGGTGCAGCGGGCGGAGACCGAGCTCGCCGAGGCGCGCTCCGGTGTGAACCGCGACGTCGAGGCCGTGCGAGCCGAGGTCGAAGCGGTACGTGCGGAGAGCGAAGAGCGGATCGCGGAGAGCGACGCACGCATCGCCGAGATCGAGAAGCAGCAGGAGGAGCGGCTCGCCGAGGCGCGCGAGGCCGACGAGAAGCGCATCGCCGCCCTCGAGGCCGACCTGGCCGCCGCGCGTGCGCAGGCCGCTGAGGCAGAGCAGCAGGTCAGCGCACTGTCGAACGAGTTGATCGACGCTCCCAAGGACGACGCCGACACCGAGGGCTCGCGGCTGCAGTTCGAGGCGGTGCTCCGGGTCGCCGAGGAGCAGGCGTCCGTCCTCATCCAGAACGCGGCAGTGCAGGCCGAGCGGCTGCTCCAGGCGGCACGCGAAGAGGCCGACGGCCGCCGTGCCGAGCTCGCCGCCGAGGTCGATCGCGTCACCGCGCAGGCGCAGCACGACGCCGACCAGGTGCGGCTGCGCATCGAGACCGAGTACACCGCGCACGAGGCCCGCATCCAGCGCGAGGCCGCTCATGCCGCCGAGAAGGTGAACCAGGCAGAGCAGGAGGCGGCCACCATCCGCACCGAAGCGGAGAAGGGCGCCGCGGCTCTGCGGTCGATGGTCACCCGTGAGACCACCCAGCAGCGCGCGGATGCCGAACGGGAGGTGCGCGAGATGAACGCACGCGTGCTGGAGTTCGAGGAGACCCTCACCCGCCGACAGGACGACGCCCAGCAGGAGTTCCTGCTGCTGCACAACCAGGCCGTCGCGCACGCGGAGCGGATCACCGCCGACGCCAACGAGCAGGTCGCATCGTCGCTCGAGCACGCCAAGCGCATCTCGGCCAAGGCGGACGACTACGAGCGCCTCATGCGCTCTCAGGCCCAGTCGATCGAGGCCGACGCTCAGGTGCGCGCCCGCGACACGCTGGAGCGCGCACAGGTGAAGGCGCAGAAGATCGTCAGCACCGTCACGGGGCACACCGCCGACGTGCTCCGCGACGCGGAGGACCGTACCCGGCAGCTGCGCTGGCAGCAGCAGCAGTTGAACAGCTTCATGGCCGAGGTGCGCGAGCTCATCCGTCCTGAGGGCGTGTTCGCGTCCGACGCCGAGGAGAGCGAGGATGCCGACGACGTCGACGTCCTCGAGGAGGGCGACGAGGTCATCGAGCTGGCACCAGAGGTCGAGGCCGACGAGACGGACGCCGACGACACGGATGAGAGCTCGGATGCCGACGCCCAGGACGCCGATGACGCCGACGAGAAGTCCGACGAGGACTGA
- a CDS encoding acetylxylan esterase — protein sequence MPRFDLPAPELRSYRPEVAEPADFDDFWEQTLAESRALAQPIQLRRIDSPLQAVEVYDVTFSGFGGDPIGGWLLLPTGAEGPLPTVVEFNGYGGGRGLPHERLGWAAAGYAHFFMDTRGQGSGWGTGGVTADPHGSGPATPGYMTRGIEDPHDYYYRRVYTDAVLAIDAVRTLDRIDSARVAVCGGSQGGGIAIAAAALSSGLIAAMPDVPFLCHFERSVGLTDRDPYNEIVRYLSVHRDAAERTFATLSYFDGVNLARRATAPALFSVALMDPVCPPSTVYAARNHWGGSADIVEYAFNEHEGGLGLQWQKQAAFLAEQLAG from the coding sequence ATGCCGCGTTTCGATCTGCCCGCCCCCGAACTGCGCTCCTACCGACCCGAGGTGGCCGAACCGGCCGACTTCGACGACTTCTGGGAGCAGACGCTCGCCGAGTCCCGCGCGCTGGCCCAGCCGATCCAGTTGCGACGCATCGACTCGCCGTTGCAGGCGGTCGAGGTCTACGACGTCACCTTCAGCGGATTCGGCGGAGACCCCATCGGCGGATGGCTGCTGCTGCCGACCGGCGCCGAGGGCCCCCTGCCGACGGTCGTGGAGTTCAACGGATACGGCGGAGGGCGCGGCCTGCCCCACGAGCGACTCGGCTGGGCGGCCGCCGGCTACGCGCACTTCTTCATGGACACGCGAGGCCAGGGCAGCGGATGGGGAACCGGCGGGGTGACCGCCGACCCGCACGGCTCCGGCCCTGCCACGCCGGGCTACATGACCCGCGGCATCGAGGACCCGCACGACTACTACTACCGACGCGTGTACACCGACGCAGTGCTCGCGATCGACGCCGTCCGCACGCTGGACCGGATCGACTCCGCCCGCGTCGCCGTCTGCGGTGGCAGCCAGGGCGGTGGGATCGCGATCGCCGCGGCCGCACTGTCGAGCGGTCTCATCGCCGCCATGCCGGACGTGCCGTTCCTGTGCCACTTCGAACGCTCCGTCGGCCTCACCGACCGCGATCCGTACAACGAGATCGTCCGCTACCTCTCCGTCCACCGAGACGCCGCAGAGCGCACCTTCGCCACGCTGTCCTACTTCGACGGCGTGAACCTCGCCCGTCGCGCCACAGCACCCGCGCTGTTCTCCGTCGCCCTGATGGATCCGGTGTGCCCTCCGTCGACCGTGTACGCGGCGCGCAACCACTGGGGCGGCTCTGCGGACATCGTCGAGTACGCGTTCAACGAGCACGAGGGCGGACTCGGGCTGCAGTGGCAGAAGCAGGCGGCGTTCCTCGCGGAGCAGCTCGCCGGCTGA
- a CDS encoding metal ABC transporter substrate-binding protein has protein sequence MLGGILTACAPTADVDDDRPLVLTTFTVLADIAQNVAGDHLRVESITKPGAEIHGYEPTPGDVRQAAQAQLILDNGLNLEAWFAQFVDSVHVPHVVLSDGVEIIDISEDAYAGLPNPHAWMSPLNVQSYVDTIAAAFSDLDPAHAADFAAHAEAYKADLQQVHDDLIADLAELPERQRALVTCEGAFSYLARDAGLSEAYIWPVNAEQQATPRQIAATIEFVKDNDVPAVFCESTVSDRAMRQVVEATGAEFGGTLYVDSLSAADGPVPTYLDLIRHDADTITAALTGRIAEEDAP, from the coding sequence CTGCTCGGCGGCATCCTCACCGCCTGTGCGCCGACGGCGGACGTCGACGATGACCGGCCTCTCGTGCTCACCACCTTCACCGTCCTCGCCGACATCGCGCAGAACGTCGCCGGCGACCATCTGCGGGTCGAATCGATCACGAAGCCGGGCGCCGAGATCCACGGGTACGAACCGACACCGGGCGACGTCCGCCAGGCCGCTCAGGCGCAGCTGATCCTCGACAACGGCCTGAACCTCGAAGCCTGGTTCGCACAGTTCGTCGATTCGGTGCACGTCCCGCACGTCGTCCTCTCCGACGGGGTGGAGATCATCGACATCAGCGAGGACGCCTACGCAGGTCTCCCCAACCCGCACGCCTGGATGAGTCCGCTCAACGTGCAGTCGTATGTCGACACCATCGCCGCGGCGTTCAGCGACCTCGATCCGGCGCACGCCGCGGACTTCGCCGCTCACGCCGAGGCGTACAAGGCCGACCTTCAGCAGGTGCACGACGATCTCATCGCCGACCTCGCCGAGCTGCCGGAGCGACAGCGGGCCCTGGTGACATGCGAGGGGGCGTTCTCCTACCTCGCCAGGGACGCCGGTCTCTCGGAGGCGTACATCTGGCCCGTCAACGCCGAGCAGCAGGCGACGCCGAGACAGATCGCTGCGACGATCGAGTTCGTGAAGGACAACGACGTCCCCGCGGTGTTCTGCGAGTCGACGGTGTCCGATCGGGCGATGCGGCAGGTCGTCGAGGCGACGGGAGCGGAATTCGGCGGGACGCTCTACGTCGATTCGCTCTCCGCCGCGGACGGCCCCGTGCCCACCTATCTCGACCTCATCCGACACGACGCGGACACCATCACGGCCGCGCTCACCGGCCGGATCGCCGAGGAGGATGCGCCGTGA
- a CDS encoding ATP-binding cassette domain-containing protein: protein MSAVEVTDVTVRYGDVLALEGVSLSVAAGRVTGLIGMNGSGKSTLFKTILGLVAPTDGSVTIGGKAPASARRRGLVGYVPQSEDVDWAFPVSVRDVVMMGRYARQNLLRRERTADRDAVAEALERVELQDLADRQIGQLSGGQRKRAFVARCIAQDAGILLLDEPFAGVDKRSEATIVRLLRELAADDRTVIVSTHDLHALPELADEAVLLLRRVLFHGSVADALEPATLSRAFGLESP, encoded by the coding sequence GTGAGCGCCGTCGAGGTCACCGACGTCACCGTCCGATACGGCGACGTGCTCGCTCTCGAGGGGGTGTCGCTCTCCGTGGCGGCGGGGAGGGTCACCGGTCTGATCGGGATGAACGGGTCGGGGAAGTCGACGCTGTTCAAGACGATCCTCGGCCTCGTCGCCCCCACCGACGGGTCCGTGACGATCGGCGGCAAGGCCCCGGCATCCGCACGCAGGCGCGGCCTCGTGGGCTACGTCCCCCAGAGCGAGGACGTCGACTGGGCCTTCCCCGTCTCGGTCCGCGACGTCGTCATGATGGGGCGATACGCCCGGCAGAACCTCCTCCGACGGGAACGGACCGCGGATCGCGATGCCGTCGCGGAGGCCCTCGAGCGCGTGGAACTGCAAGACCTCGCCGATCGGCAGATCGGACAGCTCTCCGGCGGGCAGCGAAAGCGCGCATTCGTCGCACGCTGCATCGCGCAGGATGCCGGAATCCTGCTGCTCGACGAACCGTTCGCCGGAGTCGACAAGCGCAGTGAGGCGACGATCGTCCGCCTGCTCCGGGAGCTCGCCGCGGACGACCGGACCGTGATCGTGTCGACCCACGACCTGCACGCGCTGCCTGAGCTGGCGGACGAAGCAGTACTGCTGCTGCGGCGCGTGCTGTTCCACGGCTCCGTGGCCGACGCGCTGGAACCCGCCACCCTGTCGCGGGCGTTCGGATTGGAGTCGCCGTGA
- a CDS encoding metal ABC transporter permease: protein MVRALVTTMIAAVVCALLSCWLVLVGWSLMGDAVSHAVLPGVVIAYVLGAPFALGALVFGLLAVALIGLIRGTSRVKEDAAIGIVFTTLFALGLVMISMTPSQTDLNHIIFGNILGVSDIDLLQIAVLAVVAFTVLVVKRRDLTLYAFDPTHAFAIGLSPRLLGALLLGVLALTCVVALQVVGVVLVVAMLIIPGATAYLLTDRFGRMLVIAPTLSAACSVIGIYLSYWIDAASGGLVVVVQGCVFTLVYLFSPRQGVIGRRLRARRVVQP, encoded by the coding sequence ATGGTGCGCGCACTCGTCACGACCATGATCGCCGCCGTCGTCTGTGCGCTGCTGTCCTGCTGGCTGGTGCTGGTCGGCTGGTCGCTGATGGGGGACGCCGTCTCGCACGCCGTCCTCCCCGGCGTCGTCATCGCCTACGTGCTCGGGGCGCCGTTCGCGCTCGGGGCGCTCGTCTTCGGACTCCTCGCCGTCGCGTTGATCGGCCTCATCCGTGGGACGAGCAGAGTGAAGGAGGACGCCGCGATCGGCATCGTCTTCACAACCCTGTTCGCCCTGGGGCTCGTGATGATCTCGATGACGCCGAGTCAGACCGACCTGAATCACATCATCTTCGGGAACATCCTCGGCGTCTCGGACATCGACCTCCTGCAGATCGCCGTGCTCGCCGTCGTGGCGTTCACCGTCCTCGTCGTGAAGCGCCGCGACCTCACGCTGTACGCCTTCGACCCCACGCACGCATTCGCGATCGGCCTGTCACCGCGTCTCCTCGGCGCACTCCTGCTCGGCGTGCTCGCCCTGACCTGCGTCGTGGCCCTTCAGGTGGTCGGTGTCGTGCTGGTGGTCGCGATGCTCATCATCCCCGGTGCCACCGCGTATCTGCTCACCGACCGCTTTGGACGGATGCTGGTGATCGCACCGACGCTCTCGGCGGCGTGCAGCGTGATCGGCATCTACCTCAGCTACTGGATCGACGCGGCATCCGGAGGGCTCGTCGTCGTCGTGCAGGGCTGCGTGTTCACCCTCGTGTACCTCTTCTCACCCCGCCAGGGCGTGATCGGCCGGCGGCTGCGGGCCCGTCGGGTCGTTCAGCCCTGA
- a CDS encoding trans-sulfuration enzyme family protein codes for MTDQRPLHPDTVAVHSGRGDLADLGVHALPIDLSTTNPLPDIERGGDSYEAMAGGGRPIADGSLVYARLWNPTVARFEDALAEMEHAEAAVAFSSGMAAMTAVILAHTGATGKHHVVAVRPLYGGTDHLLGSGLLGTETTFCHPSEVGVSIRQDTALVIVETPANPTLELVDIAEVVAAAGDVPVVVDNTFATPILQNPLDHGAAMSLHSATKYLGGHGDVIAGVVACSETTAEALRRVRAVTGGLLHPLGAYLLHRGLTTLPVRMRQQQENAQRIVQWLIDQPEVDEVFFPGLDGDPQGIVKRQMHGTGAMIAMRMRGGYSAAGAVASAVSLFTHAVSLGGVDSLIQHPAALTHRPVPADARPDADVLRLSIGLENADDLIADLAQAFTRVGSGAQASGAATASPAQG; via the coding sequence ATGACCGACCAGCGTCCCCTGCATCCCGACACCGTTGCCGTGCACAGCGGGCGAGGCGACCTCGCCGACCTCGGGGTCCATGCCCTGCCGATCGACCTGTCGACGACGAACCCGCTGCCCGACATCGAGCGCGGTGGTGATTCATACGAGGCGATGGCCGGGGGTGGGCGGCCCATCGCCGACGGAAGCCTCGTGTACGCCCGGCTGTGGAATCCCACCGTCGCGCGATTCGAGGACGCCCTCGCCGAGATGGAGCACGCCGAGGCCGCCGTGGCGTTCTCGTCGGGGATGGCCGCGATGACGGCCGTCATCCTCGCGCACACCGGTGCGACGGGGAAGCACCACGTGGTGGCGGTCCGTCCGCTGTACGGCGGCACGGATCACCTGCTCGGCTCGGGGCTGCTCGGTACGGAGACGACCTTCTGCCACCCGTCGGAAGTCGGTGTCAGCATCCGGCAGGACACGGCCCTTGTCATCGTCGAGACACCGGCGAACCCCACGCTCGAGCTCGTCGACATCGCCGAGGTCGTCGCCGCGGCCGGGGACGTCCCGGTGGTCGTCGACAACACCTTCGCCACGCCCATCCTGCAGAACCCGCTCGACCACGGTGCGGCGATGTCGCTGCACAGCGCCACGAAGTACCTCGGAGGGCATGGCGACGTGATCGCCGGTGTCGTGGCGTGCAGCGAGACGACCGCCGAGGCACTGCGACGCGTCAGGGCCGTCACCGGAGGACTGCTGCATCCGCTCGGCGCCTACCTCCTGCACCGCGGGCTCACCACCCTGCCGGTGCGGATGCGCCAGCAGCAGGAGAACGCGCAGCGGATCGTGCAGTGGCTCATCGACCAGCCGGAGGTCGATGAGGTCTTCTTCCCCGGTCTCGACGGCGACCCGCAGGGGATAGTGAAGCGGCAGATGCACGGCACGGGGGCCATGATCGCGATGCGGATGCGCGGCGGATACTCCGCTGCCGGCGCGGTCGCCTCAGCGGTGAGTCTGTTCACGCACGCCGTCTCGCTCGGGGGAGTGGATTCGCTGATCCAGCACCCTGCTGCGCTCACCCATCGTCCCGTCCCCGCCGACGCGCGCCCGGATGCCGACGTCCTCCGCCTGTCGATCGGGCTGGAGAACGCCGACGACCTCATCGCCGATCTCGCTCAGGCCTTCACGCGGGTCGGGTCAGGTGCGCAGGCCTCCGGTGCCGCGACCGCCAGCCCGGCTCAGGGCTGA
- a CDS encoding Lrp/AsnC family transcriptional regulator, which produces MPKPQLDELDLEILAALSTRADVTNKALAQQLGLAESTCAHRVRSLRDRGVVRDTRVRLDAAALGFPLEAIIKVRLANHTGEKVTALFDALAATPRVLQVFHVAGVDDFLVHVAVQDAAALRDIVLEHITVHPVVRGTETQLVFEMRDGRGVLG; this is translated from the coding sequence TTGCCGAAACCCCAACTCGATGAGCTGGACCTGGAGATCCTCGCAGCGCTCAGCACACGGGCCGATGTCACGAACAAGGCGCTGGCGCAGCAGCTGGGGCTCGCGGAGTCGACCTGCGCCCACCGCGTGCGGAGCCTGCGCGACCGCGGGGTCGTGCGGGACACGAGAGTCCGGCTGGATGCCGCGGCGCTCGGCTTCCCGCTCGAAGCCATCATCAAGGTGCGTCTGGCCAATCACACCGGCGAGAAGGTCACTGCACTCTTCGACGCCCTCGCCGCCACGCCGCGCGTACTGCAGGTGTTCCACGTCGCTGGTGTGGACGACTTCCTCGTCCACGTCGCCGTGCAGGACGCGGCGGCCCTGCGGGACATCGTGCTCGAGCACATCACGGTGCATCCCGTCGTCCGAGGGACCGAGACCCAGCTCGTCTTCGAGATGCGCGACGGCCGCGGCGTGCTCGGGTGA
- a CDS encoding MATE family efflux transporter: protein MATTLTTGRPWRVILAFCVPLLIGNIVQQLYQVVDTIVVGRELGVNSLAAVGATGSLLFLLLGFAWGMTSGFAIPTAQAYGAKDHAAVRRSVATGTVLSAIASIIITIAGPLLAGPVLVLMQTPPELLAEATLFTQVSFLGGGATMFFNYLAAIIRAIGDSKTPLVFLTVACALNVALVIVLVGPIGWGVAGAALATVVSQAVSVLLCLDFIRRRIPVLHVRRADWRITRDDVADHLRLGLPMGFQASIIAIGTLVVQVALNVLGADAVAAYTTASRVDSLATALLASLGLAVSMYVAQNFGGRRPDRIRAGVKQAVWMALVASVVLGGVLIAFGTHLVRLFVGDGVDEVVELAHLMLIINGSTYALLGVLFVLRGALQGLGQAMIPTVTGVVELFMRVTAAVALGAVFGFAGVAMSNPLAWIGAVVILIPAYVRAHRALAKMPVDPAEPTLTTPIALVGPDNSSLNVDAVVTQSVPVVVQKRWKKLLRR, encoded by the coding sequence ATGGCCACCACCCTCACCACGGGTCGTCCGTGGCGCGTCATCCTCGCCTTCTGCGTGCCCCTGCTCATCGGCAACATCGTCCAGCAGCTCTATCAGGTCGTCGACACGATCGTCGTCGGGCGCGAGCTTGGCGTGAACTCGCTGGCGGCCGTGGGTGCGACCGGAAGCCTGCTCTTCCTGCTGCTCGGGTTCGCATGGGGCATGACGAGCGGTTTCGCCATCCCCACCGCGCAGGCGTACGGCGCGAAGGATCACGCCGCCGTCCGACGTTCCGTCGCGACGGGCACCGTCCTGTCCGCCATCGCGAGCATCATCATCACGATCGCCGGTCCCCTGCTCGCCGGTCCCGTGCTCGTCCTCATGCAGACACCGCCCGAGCTGCTCGCCGAGGCGACCCTCTTCACGCAGGTGAGCTTCCTCGGCGGCGGGGCGACGATGTTCTTCAACTATCTCGCCGCCATCATCCGAGCGATCGGCGACTCGAAGACGCCCCTGGTGTTCCTCACCGTCGCGTGCGCCCTGAACGTCGCGCTCGTCATCGTGCTCGTCGGACCCATCGGCTGGGGCGTCGCGGGAGCGGCGCTGGCCACCGTCGTCTCCCAGGCGGTGTCCGTGCTGCTGTGCCTCGACTTCATCCGGCGTCGGATCCCCGTGCTGCACGTGCGTCGCGCCGACTGGCGCATCACCCGCGACGACGTCGCCGATCACCTGCGGCTGGGCCTGCCGATGGGGTTCCAGGCCTCGATCATCGCGATCGGCACGCTCGTCGTGCAGGTCGCGCTCAACGTCCTCGGTGCCGACGCCGTCGCCGCGTACACGACGGCGAGCCGCGTCGACAGCCTCGCGACGGCGCTCCTGGCCTCGCTGGGCCTCGCCGTCTCGATGTACGTCGCGCAGAACTTCGGCGGGCGGCGCCCCGACCGCATCCGCGCCGGCGTGAAGCAGGCCGTCTGGATGGCGCTGGTCGCCTCGGTCGTGCTCGGTGGCGTCCTCATCGCCTTCGGCACGCACCTCGTCCGGCTGTTCGTCGGTGACGGAGTGGACGAGGTGGTGGAACTCGCGCACCTGATGCTCATCATCAACGGCTCGACCTACGCGCTTCTCGGCGTGCTGTTCGTGCTGCGTGGCGCGCTGCAGGGACTCGGCCAGGCGATGATCCCGACCGTCACCGGCGTCGTCGAACTGTTCATGCGCGTCACCGCCGCGGTCGCCCTCGGCGCCGTGTTCGGTTTCGCCGGCGTCGCCATGAGCAACCCGCTCGCCTGGATCGGTGCGGTGGTGATCCTCATCCCCGCCTACGTGCGCGCGCACCGCGCCCTGGCGAAGATGCCCGTCGACCCCGCCGAACCGACGCTCACCACTCCCATCGCGCTGGTGGGTCCGGACAACAGCTCGCTCAACGTCGACGCCGTCGTCACCCAGTCCGTGCCGGTCGTCGTTCAGAAGCGCTGGAAGAAGCTCCTTCGGCGCTGA